The Indicator indicator isolate 239-I01 chromosome 18, UM_Iind_1.1, whole genome shotgun sequence genome includes a region encoding these proteins:
- the NEUROG1 gene encoding neurogenin-1, with translation MPAETASSAAADPPGAPRERRRRRGRARARTEALLHTLKRSRRVKANDRERNRMHHLNAALDELRSVLPTFPDDTKLTKIETLRFAYNYIWALSETLRLAEQCLPPPPSFRGATAAVPPPSPGSDAGSWLSTASPSAPSLCASASGPSSPATSEDCAYAPADTLLNFRGLPAAPGAPCR, from the coding sequence ATGCCGGCGGAGACGGCCAGCAGCGCTGCTGCGGACCCGCCCGGCGCTCCGCGGGAGCGGAGGCGGAGGCGCGGCCGTGCGCGGGCGCGCACCGAAGCTCTTCTCCACACGCTGAAACGCAGCCGGCGGGTGAAAGCCAACGACCGGGAGCGGAACCGCATGCACCACCTGAACGCGGCGCTGGACGAGCTCCGCAGCGTCCTGCCCACCTTCCCCGACGACACCAAGCTCACCAAGATCGAGACCCTGCGCTTCGCCTACAACTACATCTGGGCTCTCTCCGAGACCCTCCGCCTGGCCGAGCAGTGCCTGCCGCCGCCCCCCTCCTTCCGCGGGGCCACCGCCGCCgtgcctcctcccagccccGGCAGCGATGCCGGCTCCTGGTTGTCCACCGCTTCCCCCTCCGCCCCTTCGCTCTGCGCCTCCGCCTCCggccccagcagccctgccaccTCCGAGGACTGCGCTTACGCGCCCGCCGATACCCTGCTCAACTTCCGCGGGTTGCCCGCGGCCCCGGGCGCGCCGTGCCGCTAG